One Rosa chinensis cultivar Old Blush chromosome 5, RchiOBHm-V2, whole genome shotgun sequence genomic region harbors:
- the LOC112167066 gene encoding THO complex subunit 4A — protein sequence MDHLNMSLDDIIKTSKKPGSGNSRGRARAASGPGPTRRLPNRAGNRATPYGAGAAKAPDSTWQHDMFSDQGAAYAASAGRASAIETGTKLYISNLDYGVSNEDIKELFVEVGDLKRYGVHYDRSGRSKGTADVVFSRRQDAVAAVKRYNNVMLDGKPMKIEIVGTNIATPGAPSAMPPAANGAFRNSNGGAPRGGQGRGGAFGRPRGGGGGGRGPRRGRGGRGRGGRSGEKVSAEDLDAELEKYHATAETMQE from the exons ATGGATCATCTAAACATGTCCCTCGACGACATCATCAAGACCTCCAAGAAACCCGGATCCGGCAACAGCCGCGGCCGCGCCCGGGCTGCCTCCGGTCCCGGACCCACCCGCCGCTTGCCCAATCGCGCCGGAAATCGTGCGACTCCCTATGGCGCCGGCGCCGCCAAG GCGCCGGATTCCACGTGGCAGCACGACATGTTCTCGGATCAGGGAGCGGCCTATGCAGCTTCGGCTGGCAGAGCTTCCGCCATCGAAACTGGAACCAAGCTCTACATCTCTAATCTTGACTATGGCGTTTCCAACGAGGACATCAAG GAGCTGTTTGTTGAGGTTGGTGACCTGAAACGTTATGGAGTGCATTATGATAGAAGTGGCAGATCAAAG GGAACAGCAGATGTAGTCTTTTCACGAAGACAGGATGCTGTGGCGGCTGTTAAAAGATACAACAATGTAATGCTTGATGGGAAACCGATGAAGATAGAGATCGTAGGAACAAACATTGCAACACCTGGTGCACCTTCCGCTATGCCACCCGCTGCAAATGGCGCTTTCAGAAATTCAAATGGTGGAGCTCCCCGAGG TGGACAGGGTAGAGGTGGCGCATTTGGACGCCCTCGTGGTGGGGGTGGGGGTGGCCGTGGTCCTAGAAGGGGCCGTGGTGGACGTGGAAGAGGAGGGCGTAGTGGTGAAAAGGTTTCTGCTGAAGATCTTGATGCTGAGCTGGAGAAGTACCATGCAACTGCAGAAACAATGCAAGAGTAG